The following are encoded in a window of Hydrogenobacter sp. genomic DNA:
- the ccsA gene encoding cytochrome c biogenesis protein CcsA, translated as MLIISLTFYFISFFVSMLSYWGRVSQRAVLFPMLLAILSYFTHILYISFKLGGFPFANAYGFSSLLGNTMVFALVIFSFKNGQALRFSAIFSFLGFLSALLALPSEPSPYRNPLYSLHIISALFAYVCAFFGGMSSLVRLLLERRLKHKNIPAFSLPINLLRSSERLMVNLSFILLTLTLIFGSFWTRIHFGKHWINDPKLLVTLALWIYYAFVVHLNLMKGLKPKQLSVLILLGSLFSLLNLLFVRHEV; from the coding sequence ATGCTGATAATTAGCCTCACCTTTTACTTTATTTCCTTCTTTGTATCCATGCTTTCCTACTGGGGAAGGGTCAGTCAAAGGGCGGTACTTTTCCCTATGCTCTTAGCTATACTTTCTTACTTTACTCACATACTTTACATAAGCTTTAAATTGGGTGGTTTCCCCTTTGCGAATGCTTACGGCTTTTCCTCACTACTTGGAAACACGATGGTATTTGCCTTAGTTATATTCTCCTTCAAAAACGGTCAGGCGCTGAGATTTTCAGCGATCTTTTCTTTCCTCGGTTTTTTATCCGCTCTGCTTGCCTTACCCTCAGAACCGTCTCCTTACAGAAATCCCCTTTATTCCCTGCATATAATCTCCGCTCTATTTGCTTACGTATGTGCCTTCTTCGGAGGAATGTCTTCCTTGGTGAGATTGTTGCTTGAGAGAAGACTGAAACACAAAAACATACCCGCTTTCTCTTTACCCATAAACCTCCTCAGATCTTCTGAGAGACTGATGGTCAATCTATCCTTTATACTTCTGACTCTCACCTTGATCTTCGGAAGTTTCTGGACGAGGATTCACTTTGGGAAACACTGGATAAATGATCCTAAGCTACTTGTCACATTAGCCCTCTGGATATACTATGCCTTTGTGGTTCACCTCAACCTAATGAAAGGGTTAAAACCCAAACAGCTTTCCGTCCTAATACTTTTGGGAAGCCTTTTTTCACTCCTTAATTTACTTTTCGTAAGGCATGAGGTTTAA
- a CDS encoding shikimate kinase, with protein sequence MRFKRIFLIGFMGSGKTTVGKLLSERLGWKFYDLDQEIEKEEGMSIREIFQIKGESYFRDKELNLLKRLIPKEATVISTGGGLGANREALGIMKKYGFVVWLDVSFESFLQRCAGTEERPLLKKSCEELRDIYEKRKNVYSEAHLRVSAEKEPQKIVDEIIQNISS encoded by the coding sequence ATGAGGTTTAAGAGAATATTCCTCATAGGTTTTATGGGTAGCGGAAAGACTACTGTGGGTAAGCTTCTATCGGAAAGACTTGGATGGAAGTTTTACGATCTGGATCAGGAGATAGAAAAGGAAGAGGGAATGAGCATAAGAGAGATTTTTCAAATCAAAGGTGAGAGTTACTTCAGGGATAAAGAATTAAATCTTCTCAAAAGACTCATCCCTAAGGAGGCAACAGTTATAAGCACCGGAGGAGGTCTTGGGGCAAACAGGGAGGCTTTGGGTATTATGAAAAAGTACGGATTTGTTGTATGGCTTGATGTAAGTTTTGAATCGTTCTTACAAAGATGCGCAGGTACAGAGGAAAGACCTCTCTTGAAAAAGAGCTGTGAAGAATTGAGGGACATTTACGAAAAAAGAAAAAATGTATACTCGGAGGCTCACCTGCGTGTAAGCGCAGAGAAAGAGCCTCAGAAGATAGTGGATGAGATCATTCAAAATATTTCAAGCTGA
- the ndk gene encoding nucleoside-diphosphate kinase translates to MERTLIIIKPDAFEKGATGKIIDRFISEGFKIRAMKLFKFTKEQAERFYIVHKDRPFYGELVEFMTSGPVVACLLEGENAIRKVRDIIGPTDSEEARKVAPTSVRALFGTNKGKNAIHASDSRESADYEIPFVFSQLEIF, encoded by the coding sequence ATGGAAAGGACGTTGATCATTATCAAACCTGATGCCTTTGAAAAGGGTGCAACAGGCAAAATAATTGACAGATTTATATCGGAAGGATTCAAAATAAGAGCCATGAAGCTTTTCAAATTTACGAAAGAACAGGCTGAAAGGTTTTATATAGTTCACAAGGACAGACCTTTTTACGGGGAGCTTGTAGAGTTTATGACGTCCGGACCTGTCGTTGCCTGTCTTTTAGAGGGTGAGAATGCCATAAGAAAAGTCAGGGATATAATAGGACCAACGGATAGCGAAGAGGCAAGGAAGGTAGCTCCAACTTCTGTGAGAGCGCTTTTCGGGACGAACAAAGGTAAAAACGCTATTCATGCCTCAGACTCAAGAGAATCCGCAGATTACGAGATTCCTTTTGTATTTTCTCAGCTTGAAATATTTTGA
- a CDS encoding oxidoreductase translates to MFEILAKEFLCENTLYLRVRAPHISHAKPGQFVLLQLKEYSERVPICVFETFEDGFSCIIDVVGKSTLEIKEEGERFYYISGPLGRPFPIYKYGKVLIYSKNWGISPAVSVGRALKNSGNYIKLVYFDGSFTTLLQKENFDEVILEREIKKYDEIDLVISTGENRLSKAVAQMYSSIRHIAMPNVHILCATGLCLSCRLRVKDSYVLACTEGPWFDAKEIMWDDVIRREDIYREEESVAFEEYKKALARRKLREEVIHGKDVDHYQT, encoded by the coding sequence ATGTTTGAAATTCTCGCAAAAGAGTTTCTTTGTGAAAACACACTTTATCTGAGAGTGCGTGCACCTCATATCTCCCACGCCAAGCCGGGACAGTTTGTCCTTCTTCAACTAAAAGAGTATTCGGAGAGAGTCCCTATATGTGTTTTTGAAACTTTTGAGGATGGTTTTTCTTGCATAATAGATGTAGTAGGCAAATCCACACTTGAAATAAAAGAAGAAGGGGAAAGGTTCTATTATATTAGCGGTCCGCTTGGTAGACCCTTCCCCATTTATAAATATGGAAAGGTACTCATATACTCAAAAAACTGGGGTATATCTCCAGCGGTCAGTGTGGGTAGAGCTTTAAAAAATTCTGGAAACTACATAAAACTCGTTTATTTTGATGGAAGTTTTACCACGCTGTTACAAAAGGAGAATTTTGATGAGGTGATCCTTGAGCGAGAGATCAAAAAATACGATGAGATTGACCTTGTGATATCCACAGGTGAAAACAGGCTATCAAAGGCGGTTGCACAAATGTATAGTTCTATACGACATATAGCTATGCCAAATGTTCATATACTCTGTGCTACTGGGCTTTGCCTTTCGTGCAGGCTTAGAGTTAAAGACAGCTACGTTCTTGCATGTACAGAAGGTCCATGGTTTGATGCAAAAGAGATAATGTGGGATGATGTTATAAGAAGAGAAGATATATACAGGGAGGAAGAAAGTGTAGCCTTTGAAGAGTATAAAAAAGCACTCGCACGAAGAAAACTGAGAGAGGAGGTTATACATGGAAAGGACGTTGATCATTATCAAACCTGA
- the ispG gene encoding flavodoxin-dependent (E)-4-hydroxy-3-methylbut-2-enyl-diphosphate synthase, translating into MRIVRRKTRQIQVGWVKVGGDAPVVVQSMTSTKTRNVNETLDQINRLFKAGCELIRVAVPHEEDVEALSEIVKNSPMPVIADIHFAPSYAFKSMEKGVHGIRINPGNIGKEEIVREIVEEAKRRGIAIRIGVNSGSLEKDLLDKYGYPCAEALFESAMRWSEKLESWGFYNFKVSIKGSDVLENVQANRLYAQHTDIPLHIGITEAGMGQAGVVKSSVGIGILLYMGIGDTVRVSLTDDPEIEVKVAYDILRSLGLKRQGVEIVSCPTCGRIEVDLPKVVKQVEEKLKDVKTPLKVAIMGCVVNAIGEAREADLGLACGKGFAWLFKGGKPIRRVREEEMAQALLEEVLKYNEA; encoded by the coding sequence ATGAGGATAGTACGCCGTAAAACACGCCAGATACAAGTAGGTTGGGTAAAAGTTGGGGGTGATGCACCCGTAGTGGTGCAGTCTATGACATCCACAAAAACGCGTAATGTTAATGAAACGCTTGACCAGATAAACCGTCTTTTTAAGGCTGGATGTGAGCTTATAAGGGTTGCAGTTCCTCATGAGGAAGATGTTGAAGCGCTTTCTGAAATAGTCAAAAATTCACCTATGCCAGTTATAGCGGACATACACTTTGCACCTTCCTATGCCTTCAAATCTATGGAAAAGGGTGTTCACGGTATAAGGATAAATCCGGGCAACATAGGAAAGGAAGAGATCGTCAGGGAAATAGTTGAGGAAGCAAAAAGAAGAGGTATCGCAATAAGGATAGGTGTAAACTCCGGATCTTTAGAGAAGGATCTTCTTGATAAATACGGATATCCGTGCGCTGAAGCACTTTTTGAAAGTGCCATGCGCTGGTCTGAAAAGTTGGAAAGTTGGGGCTTTTACAACTTCAAGGTGTCCATTAAAGGATCGGATGTGCTTGAGAACGTACAAGCGAACAGACTCTATGCTCAGCACACAGATATACCTTTGCATATAGGTATAACCGAAGCTGGTATGGGGCAGGCAGGTGTGGTAAAGTCTTCGGTTGGTATAGGTATTCTCCTCTATATGGGCATAGGTGACACTGTGAGAGTTTCGCTTACGGATGATCCGGAGATTGAAGTGAAAGTGGCTTACGATATTCTAAGATCTTTGGGTCTTAAAAGACAAGGTGTAGAGATAGTTTCATGTCCTACCTGCGGACGTATAGAAGTGGACCTTCCAAAGGTGGTAAAACAAGTGGAGGAGAAATTAAAGGATGTAAAAACTCCTCTCAAGGTAGCTATTATGGGTTGTGTGGTTAACGCCATAGGTGAGGCAAGGGAAGCCGATCTTGGTCTGGCGTGTGGAAAAGGTTTTGCATGGCTCTTTAAAGGGGGGAAGCCTATCCGTAGGGTAAGGGAAGAAGAGATGGCTCAAGCACTACTTGAAGAAGTCTTAAAATACAATGAAGCATGA
- the nadA gene encoding quinolinate synthase NadA: protein MFVLDIKRDEAIREEQIKVLQEEIRKLAKEKNAVILAHYYQRPEVQDIADFIGDSLDLSRKANQTDADLIVFCGVRFMCETAKILNPTKKVLHPNPESGCPMADMITAKDVIRLKEQHPDGEVVAYVNTNAEVKAVSDVCVTSANAVKVVQKLQSNKIIFIPDQALGNWVKKHVPEKEFIIWQGFCPPHFEFTAREVLKLKEQYPDAKVAVHPECHQKVIDLADFVGSTSQIINYATTCDAQKVIVITEVGLKYTLMKRNPNKEYIFPESMNYCGSVYCCTMKAITLSKVYETLKDELNEVILPEDIIDRAKRPLLRMLELS, encoded by the coding sequence ATGTTTGTCCTTGATATTAAGAGGGATGAAGCTATAAGGGAAGAACAGATTAAGGTTTTGCAAGAGGAGATAAGAAAGCTCGCGAAGGAAAAGAACGCTGTGATACTTGCCCACTATTACCAAAGACCCGAAGTACAAGATATTGCGGACTTTATAGGTGATTCCTTGGATCTTTCTCGCAAGGCAAATCAAACCGATGCGGATCTAATAGTCTTTTGCGGGGTGCGTTTCATGTGCGAGACCGCAAAGATATTGAATCCCACAAAGAAAGTGTTGCATCCGAATCCCGAGTCTGGATGTCCTATGGCTGACATGATTACCGCTAAGGACGTTATCCGGTTAAAGGAACAGCATCCGGATGGTGAAGTGGTAGCGTATGTTAATACTAATGCTGAGGTAAAAGCTGTATCAGATGTGTGCGTAACTTCCGCAAACGCCGTTAAAGTTGTACAAAAGCTTCAAAGTAATAAGATAATCTTTATTCCCGATCAAGCGCTTGGAAACTGGGTAAAAAAACACGTTCCAGAAAAGGAGTTTATAATATGGCAAGGTTTTTGTCCGCCACACTTTGAATTTACAGCGAGGGAAGTATTAAAACTCAAAGAACAATATCCTGATGCCAAAGTAGCTGTGCATCCAGAATGTCATCAAAAAGTTATAGATTTGGCAGACTTTGTAGGCTCCACATCTCAAATAATTAACTATGCAACCACATGCGACGCGCAGAAGGTTATAGTAATAACTGAAGTAGGACTAAAGTACACACTCATGAAGAGAAATCCTAACAAAGAGTATATATTTCCAGAATCCATGAATTACTGCGGAAGTGTCTACTGTTGTACTATGAAGGCTATAACTCTGTCTAAGGTTTATGAGACATTAAAAGATGAGCTTAATGAAGTTATCCTGCCAGAAGATATAATTGATAGGGCAAAGAGACCTCTCCTGAGAATGTTGGAATTGTCATGA
- the ybeY gene encoding rRNA maturation RNase YbeY, giving the protein MRSLRDQKRNRIQIRLHKRGIIKRKWIEEITYRIAELLDLEKVEVSVYLTDDKTIRELNRAYREKDKPTDVLSFPISEEVGGWTVLGDIVISVDTAKRQAEYMGHPLEEEIKRLLVHGFLHLLGYDHELGKEEEREFFKLEEGILSSL; this is encoded by the coding sequence ATGAGGAGTTTGAGAGATCAAAAGAGGAACAGGATACAGATAAGACTGCACAAGAGAGGGATTATAAAGAGGAAGTGGATTGAAGAGATCACTTACCGCATTGCCGAGCTTTTGGATCTTGAAAAAGTAGAGGTAAGTGTGTATTTGACGGATGATAAAACAATACGTGAGCTAAACAGAGCTTATAGGGAAAAGGACAAACCTACAGACGTTCTTTCCTTCCCCATAAGTGAAGAGGTAGGTGGATGGACCGTATTGGGAGACATAGTTATATCCGTTGATACAGCCAAAAGACAGGCAGAATATATGGGTCACCCACTTGAAGAAGAGATAAAAAGGCTTTTGGTACACGGTTTTTTGCATCTTCTGGGATACGATCATGAGTTGGGCAAAGAAGAAGAGAGAGAGTTTTTTAAGCTTGAGGAAGGTATACTTTCCAGCCTTTGA
- a CDS encoding PhoH family protein, with protein sequence MSSAEKLEERVDLGSFDESFYAVVGRGDENLKYFSQLFDVKVFARGTEITIRGEEEKVKQAYEFIRGIIKELKSHPMTAQEVRERAKEYVSKREILQLEDKENIIFLTHRRKAILPKTHTQKIYVDAIKNNDIVFGIGPAGTGKTYLAMAMALAHLKENKVNKIILTRPAVEAGEKLGFLPGGIAEKVDPYLRPLYDALYDMVDYDKASYMLERNIIEIAPLAFMRGRTLNDAFIILDEAQNSTKEQMKMFLTRIGFGSKVVITGDITQIDLPKREHSGLVEAVKVLQNIEGIGFVWFTEDDVVRHPIVARIIKAYEEFERSKEEQDTDKTAQERDYKEEVD encoded by the coding sequence ATGTCAAGTGCAGAAAAGTTAGAAGAGAGAGTAGATTTGGGAAGTTTTGATGAAAGTTTTTACGCAGTGGTAGGTCGGGGAGACGAAAACCTCAAGTACTTTTCTCAGCTATTTGATGTAAAAGTCTTTGCAAGAGGAACGGAGATAACGATAAGAGGTGAGGAAGAAAAGGTTAAACAAGCTTACGAATTTATAAGGGGAATAATAAAGGAGCTTAAATCCCATCCTATGACAGCACAGGAAGTAAGGGAAAGGGCTAAAGAGTATGTAAGTAAAAGGGAAATTCTTCAGTTAGAGGATAAGGAAAACATAATCTTCTTAACGCACAGAAGAAAAGCTATACTTCCAAAAACGCACACTCAAAAGATATATGTAGATGCCATAAAAAATAATGACATAGTGTTCGGTATAGGACCTGCTGGTACTGGAAAAACTTACTTAGCGATGGCTATGGCACTTGCTCACCTAAAAGAAAACAAAGTTAACAAGATAATACTTACGAGACCTGCGGTTGAAGCTGGAGAAAAGCTGGGTTTTCTGCCAGGTGGGATAGCCGAAAAGGTTGATCCTTACCTAAGACCCCTTTACGATGCCCTTTACGATATGGTGGACTACGATAAGGCGAGCTATATGTTGGAAAGGAACATCATAGAGATAGCCCCTTTGGCTTTTATGAGGGGCAGAACCTTAAACGATGCCTTTATAATTCTTGATGAAGCTCAAAACTCAACAAAAGAGCAAATGAAGATGTTTCTGACACGCATAGGTTTCGGTTCAAAGGTTGTCATAACTGGGGACATAACGCAGATAGACCTCCCCAAAAGGGAACACTCGGGACTTGTAGAAGCCGTGAAGGTACTTCAAAACATAGAAGGGATCGGCTTTGTTTGGTTTACCGAAGATGATGTGGTAAGACATCCCATAGTTGCGAGGATAATAAAGGCTTATGAGGAGTTTGAGAGATCAAAAGAGGAACAGGATACAGATAAGACTGCACAAGAGAGGGATTATAAAGAGGAAGTGGATTGA
- the htpX gene encoding zinc metalloprotease HtpX gives MGYMFRTVILLGILTGLFLFVGHLIGGKTGMTIALILAGIMNFIAYWFSDKIVLSMYGAKEISYEEAPWLHRIVEDLANRAGIPKPPIYLVPMEQPNAFATGRGPGHAAVAVTSGILHLLNEDELRGVLAHELGHIKNRDVLVATMAATIAGAISYLINMFQWMLIFGGGRDEENRGGWASLIGSLLLIILTPIIAMIIQMAISRSREYLADETGAKISGDPLALARALEKIHNYVYQIPAEVNQGTAHLFIENPLSGEGIWELFSTHPSTEKRIERLKELARRMGIYV, from the coding sequence ATGGGATATATGTTCAGGACAGTTATATTGCTCGGAATACTTACTGGTCTTTTTCTTTTTGTTGGACATCTCATAGGTGGAAAAACGGGTATGACGATAGCTTTGATTCTCGCCGGAATTATGAACTTTATAGCATACTGGTTTTCGGATAAGATAGTACTTTCCATGTACGGTGCGAAAGAAATAAGTTACGAAGAGGCTCCGTGGCTTCACCGAATAGTGGAAGATCTGGCAAACAGGGCTGGCATCCCTAAACCCCCCATATATTTGGTTCCCATGGAACAGCCTAATGCTTTTGCCACTGGTAGAGGACCTGGACATGCTGCCGTAGCTGTGACATCCGGTATTCTACACCTTCTTAACGAAGATGAATTGAGAGGTGTTTTGGCTCACGAACTTGGACACATAAAAAACAGGGATGTTCTGGTTGCCACTATGGCTGCAACCATTGCAGGTGCTATATCTTACTTGATAAACATGTTTCAGTGGATGCTCATCTTTGGAGGAGGTAGAGATGAGGAAAATAGAGGAGGATGGGCAAGTTTAATAGGTAGTCTCCTTCTTATAATTCTCACACCCATAATAGCTATGATCATACAGATGGCTATATCCCGATCGAGGGAGTACCTTGCTGACGAAACGGGCGCAAAGATAAGTGGAGATCCTCTCGCTCTTGCAAGAGCTTTAGAAAAGATCCACAACTATGTTTACCAGATCCCTGCAGAGGTCAATCAAGGCACAGCTCACCTTTTTATAGAGAATCCTCTATCCGGAGAAGGGATATGGGAGCTTTTCTCCACGCATCCATCAACGGAGAAGAGGATTGAAAGACTCAAAGAGCTTGCAAGAAGGATGGGAATTTACGTATGA
- a CDS encoding type 1 glutamine amidotransferase domain-containing protein, with product MKSVCVLLEELVEDTEFLYPYMRFKEEGFEVISVAPESKDYRGKKGMIFRPDATFRDVNGRLFDCLFVPGGYAPDKLRRYPEVLSMVRKHLQNEKLVACVCHGPWVLISAKVVKGKKVTGFHAIKDDLENAGAVYTGNPVEEDGNLITATDPLSMLQMMKLVLVRLTQIESRSTP from the coding sequence ATGAAAAGCGTGTGTGTATTACTTGAGGAACTTGTGGAAGATACAGAGTTTTTGTATCCTTATATGCGCTTTAAGGAAGAAGGTTTTGAAGTGATCTCCGTAGCACCTGAAAGCAAAGATTACAGAGGAAAGAAGGGTATGATCTTTAGACCAGACGCAACTTTTCGTGATGTAAATGGGAGGCTATTTGATTGCCTCTTTGTACCCGGTGGATACGCACCTGACAAACTCAGGAGATATCCGGAAGTTCTAAGTATGGTGAGAAAGCATTTGCAGAATGAAAAACTTGTGGCTTGCGTATGTCACGGCCCGTGGGTTTTGATCTCGGCTAAGGTGGTAAAAGGTAAAAAAGTTACTGGATTCCATGCTATCAAAGATGATCTTGAAAATGCAGGGGCTGTATATACAGGAAATCCTGTTGAAGAAGATGGCAATTTAATTACTGCAACTGACCCATTATCCATGTTACAAATGATGAAACTCGTACTTGTAAGACTTACTCAAATAGAGAGTAGATCAACTCCCTGA
- the murD gene encoding UDP-N-acetylmuramoyl-L-alanine--D-glutamate ligase, which produces MKRVLVWGLGISGKSAVELLKVKGFEVYAGDDKNEVSFRDYLDIVDTVVLSPGIPPRHPLWIEANKKGLEVIGEMELAYRFFKGRLIAITGTDGKSTVTRMTYLILKKHFGNVQEGGNTGVAFSQIVLKDPSCLAVLEVSSFQGKTLKSFRPNGGAFLNFAKDHLDWHESLEDYLQSKYNIFRNQLEEDFAVLYSRQEEVINTPTKAKKYLFSTKDADGFLKEGKAYFMGEELFEVEKLKIFGHHNYRNALASAIIAKLMGVSSETVRETLYEFPGLPLRLEFLGEWNGVKVFNDSKATTVNALESALKSMPDKSVILIAGGRDKGGDFESIYDLVVQKVRIAILIGEAKDKIFQAWRGSTVLEKAESLEEAVKMAKAYSQKGDVILFSPACASFDMFKDYIERGERFRELIYSLFE; this is translated from the coding sequence ATGAAGAGAGTACTTGTTTGGGGACTGGGTATTAGTGGTAAATCAGCCGTAGAGCTTTTAAAGGTAAAAGGCTTTGAAGTTTACGCTGGAGATGACAAAAATGAAGTTAGTTTCAGGGATTATCTGGATATTGTGGATACGGTAGTTTTGTCACCGGGTATACCTCCGCGTCATCCTCTTTGGATAGAGGCGAACAAAAAAGGCTTGGAAGTGATAGGTGAGATGGAGTTAGCTTACAGGTTTTTTAAAGGTAGATTGATAGCAATTACCGGAACAGATGGAAAGTCTACCGTCACGAGGATGACTTACTTGATTCTAAAAAAGCACTTTGGAAACGTTCAAGAGGGAGGAAATACAGGTGTGGCTTTTTCCCAAATAGTCCTAAAAGATCCCTCATGTCTGGCTGTTCTTGAGGTATCTTCTTTCCAAGGAAAGACCCTCAAAAGTTTCAGACCAAATGGGGGTGCTTTTCTTAACTTTGCTAAAGACCACCTTGATTGGCACGAATCACTCGAGGACTACCTTCAAAGTAAGTACAACATATTCAGAAATCAGCTGGAGGAGGATTTTGCAGTACTTTACTCAAGGCAGGAGGAAGTTATTAACACTCCTACAAAAGCTAAGAAATATCTTTTTAGTACAAAAGATGCCGATGGTTTTTTAAAGGAAGGTAAAGCTTACTTCATGGGTGAAGAGCTTTTTGAGGTTGAAAAACTAAAGATTTTCGGACATCACAACTACAGAAATGCTCTTGCAAGCGCCATAATAGCGAAGCTTATGGGTGTGTCATCGGAAACTGTGAGGGAGACCCTTTACGAATTCCCCGGACTTCCCTTAAGGCTTGAGTTTTTAGGTGAATGGAACGGAGTTAAAGTATTTAACGACTCAAAAGCTACTACCGTCAATGCTTTGGAGTCTGCGCTCAAAAGTATGCCTGACAAAAGCGTTATACTCATTGCTGGAGGAAGAGACAAAGGCGGAGACTTTGAAAGTATATACGACCTTGTGGTCCAAAAAGTTAGAATAGCTATACTGATAGGTGAAGCTAAGGATAAGATCTTTCAAGCCTGGAGAGGATCCACCGTGCTTGAGAAGGCTGAAAGTTTGGAGGAAGCTGTCAAAATGGCAAAGGCTTATTCCCAGAAAGGAGATGTGATCCTATTTTCTCCCGCATGTGCTTCCTTTGACATGTTTAAGGATTATATAGAAAGAGGAGAACGCTTCAGGGAGTTGATCTACTCTCTATTTGAGTAA
- the lysS gene encoding lysine--tRNA ligase — protein sequence MEQERLKKLEKLKELGDPYPHKFEVSDFIGNIRRMFERDPNEEQVSIKGQVKRVSKVDEGYLVRIADAEGVEILVITRHNLKQGEACSLKGKLVRYEGKLTLLDAEPSQDQTKNIREIKETYDFDPGFYEVRLAGRLVSLRSMGKAIFGHIQDATGKIQIYLKRDILGEDKFSLFDDLFDLGDIVGVIGKLFRTSTGELTVEVEDFKMLAKSLHPLPEKWHGLKDIELRYRQRYLDLISNEKARRITLLRSRLLSEIRIFFNERGFIEVETPILQSVASGANAKPFITYHNYLEQNLYLRIAPELYLKRLVVGGFNRVYELGKNFRNEGVDTTHNPEFTMLEFYCAYWDYKDLMKFTQELFSYLLEKLFGTLKLSYQGITIDFTPPYKVFKYFDLLSEKTGKDKEFFTKDVEGLRRLAQEIGVPKAQQLTHAKLLDKVFDILVEDELIGPVFVIDFPRILSPLAKTHREDPDLVERFELFVAGKEIANAYTELNDPIEQKERFLEQLKEKEMGDEEAMQMDEDFITALEYGMPPTAGEGIGIDRLVMILADVDSIREVILFPALRQR from the coding sequence ATGGAACAGGAGAGACTCAAAAAACTTGAGAAGTTAAAAGAGCTTGGGGATCCTTATCCCCATAAATTTGAAGTAAGCGATTTTATAGGAAATATAAGGCGGATGTTTGAAAGGGACCCAAATGAAGAGCAAGTCAGCATAAAAGGTCAAGTTAAGAGAGTATCTAAGGTGGATGAAGGTTATTTGGTAAGGATAGCTGATGCTGAAGGCGTTGAAATACTTGTCATCACCCGGCACAATCTAAAACAGGGGGAAGCCTGCAGTCTAAAAGGCAAACTTGTAAGATACGAAGGTAAGTTAACCCTTTTGGATGCCGAGCCTTCACAAGATCAGACTAAAAATATACGGGAAATAAAGGAAACCTACGATTTTGATCCTGGCTTTTATGAGGTGAGGCTCGCTGGAAGACTTGTGTCTCTCAGAAGCATGGGAAAAGCTATATTTGGACACATTCAGGACGCTACTGGAAAGATACAGATATACTTAAAGAGGGATATTCTGGGAGAGGACAAGTTCAGCCTCTTTGATGATCTTTTTGATTTAGGAGATATTGTGGGAGTTATAGGTAAGCTATTTAGGACAAGTACCGGAGAACTTACTGTTGAGGTTGAAGATTTTAAGATGCTTGCCAAAAGCTTACATCCTTTACCTGAAAAGTGGCATGGTCTCAAAGATATAGAGCTTAGATACAGACAGAGATACCTTGACCTCATATCTAACGAAAAGGCTCGCCGGATAACACTGCTTAGGAGCAGACTCCTTTCCGAAATAAGAATTTTTTTTAATGAAAGGGGCTTTATAGAAGTGGAGACTCCCATACTACAAAGTGTTGCCTCAGGTGCAAATGCCAAACCCTTTATAACTTATCATAATTACCTTGAACAGAACCTTTATTTGAGAATAGCACCTGAACTTTATCTTAAAAGGCTTGTGGTTGGAGGATTCAACAGAGTTTACGAGCTTGGTAAAAACTTCAGAAACGAGGGTGTAGATACCACACACAATCCCGAATTTACCATGCTTGAATTTTACTGTGCTTACTGGGACTATAAAGACCTGATGAAATTTACCCAAGAACTTTTTTCCTACCTTCTTGAAAAACTATTCGGAACTCTTAAGTTGAGCTATCAAGGTATTACCATTGATTTTACACCCCCTTACAAAGTCTTCAAGTACTTTGACTTGCTTTCGGAAAAGACGGGTAAAGACAAGGAGTTTTTTACAAAAGATGTGGAAGGACTTAGAAGGCTTGCGCAGGAGATTGGAGTACCAAAGGCTCAACAGCTTACCCACGCTAAGCTACTTGACAAGGTGTTTGATATCCTTGTAGAGGATGAACTTATAGGTCCTGTATTTGTGATAGATTTTCCGAGAATCCTCTCACCTTTAGCTAAAACTCACAGAGAAGATCCCGATCTGGTTGAAAGGTTTGAACTTTTCGTAGCTGGTAAAGAGATAGCTAACGCATACACGGAGCTTAACGATCCCATTGAGCAAAAGGAAAGGTTTCTTGAACAGCTAAAAGAGAAGGAGATGGGGGATGAAGAAGCCATGCAGATGGATGAAGATTTCATCACAGCCTTGGAATACGGTATGCCTCCGACTGCTGGAGAAGGTATAGGCATAGACAGACTCGTTATGATCCTTGCAGATGTGGATTCCATAAGAGAGGTTATACTTTTCCCTGCCCTAAGACAGCGGTGA